The following proteins are encoded in a genomic region of Bernardetia sp. MNP-M8:
- a CDS encoding reverse transcriptase domain-containing protein, with the protein MQTLTSQQVTRIKLDELNRQYHQLHIQYNAIIEKVDTSSELKDKFQFLYDGLCKITFAQKQLHPDVENLSVLQSQLETNTVSDSLLKSWVNRLRNEIEQGKLRLEAGLVFGLALEDTWHTTKSVNQEKKGFEKEFIELINEKVTDFSSENETKLREWITVYSNDLEKIKEKNQKFVDEKLLQPVTKEETAYMLHHMKAHPYHHTKLKAEISSIVNKESLVNELAGTITVLLNNFENWKWTEKGVELNVLWTKHKWRPYMNTDLLESLLLEIIGMRFGRAFRESLLEKDFWGKEAEYNHIKYWQKQLRNEITFKEFPSYINYSQVTFEDSYSGYDGSIINVISNEDTYFKLLQGINAQLEVLKTRQKQLNQAATSYVIQTDLKNYFLTLPHQTLLIVLEELGINQKWLAFFKSYFEVPYLYQNQIHTTQQGISLSHLFSSLLADVLLLFLDKALWTQNGISTYRYMDDMYIFCDSEDDAKTAWQTLQDFYKITGLQLNKEKIGVVRIGNPNPKEAKKESSFIEQISEELNTELQLPNWMFLSLNQEGNWKINQDAVEKFAHTLSKQLNHTSSIFDLCNVYNTHISFLLKSFAIGYPLGKEHIKEINQTVAKFEKQLLDNQESIFEVLKKRLITKFPQMEEAIQNLPEAWYYWSLTAGGFALQNPFCHIVSIAESYKNLIDVPKNNFEGLDKKQIETKLKDVFVFYKNRQLSPVAPKSTPVMQGLMNDFIDRGTEVSGKKQNGLGIYWQWLLYTYGYQLLDSFGTFRFLLTELVPLETIFNRLSPNSESEI; encoded by the coding sequence ATGCAAACTCTCACTTCCCAACAAGTAACTCGCATAAAACTGGACGAACTCAATCGTCAGTATCATCAACTTCATATTCAATACAATGCCATTATTGAAAAAGTAGATACAAGTTCAGAATTAAAAGATAAATTTCAATTTCTTTATGATGGACTTTGTAAAATTACCTTTGCTCAAAAACAACTTCATCCAGACGTAGAAAATTTGAGTGTTCTTCAATCTCAATTAGAAACAAATACAGTTTCAGATTCTCTTTTGAAAAGTTGGGTAAATCGCCTTCGAAATGAAATTGAGCAAGGAAAATTAAGATTAGAAGCAGGTTTGGTTTTCGGGCTTGCACTAGAAGATACTTGGCATACAACAAAATCTGTCAATCAAGAAAAAAAAGGTTTTGAGAAAGAATTTATTGAATTAATTAATGAAAAAGTAACGGATTTTAGTTCAGAAAATGAAACTAAATTGAGAGAATGGATAACTGTTTATAGTAACGATTTGGAAAAAATCAAAGAAAAAAATCAAAAATTTGTAGATGAAAAACTTTTGCAACCTGTAACCAAAGAAGAAACTGCTTATATGTTGCATCACATGAAAGCGCATCCCTATCATCATACAAAACTCAAAGCAGAAATTTCTTCGATTGTAAATAAAGAATCTTTAGTAAATGAGTTGGCAGGAACAATTACAGTTTTGCTAAATAATTTTGAAAATTGGAAATGGACAGAAAAGGGGGTAGAACTCAATGTGCTTTGGACAAAACACAAATGGCGACCGTATATGAATACCGATTTGTTAGAATCTTTGCTTTTAGAAATTATAGGAATGCGTTTTGGTCGTGCTTTTAGAGAGAGTTTATTGGAAAAAGATTTTTGGGGAAAAGAAGCAGAATACAATCACATTAAATATTGGCAAAAACAGCTTAGAAATGAAATCACTTTTAAAGAATTCCCTTCTTATATTAATTATTCTCAAGTTACTTTTGAAGATTCGTATAGTGGATATGATGGCAGTATTATCAATGTAATCAGCAATGAAGATACTTATTTTAAACTTCTTCAAGGAATAAATGCTCAATTAGAGGTTTTGAAAACTAGACAAAAACAGCTTAATCAAGCTGCAACCAGTTATGTTATTCAAACTGACCTCAAAAACTATTTCTTGACTTTGCCTCATCAAACTTTACTGATTGTTTTGGAAGAGTTAGGCATTAATCAAAAATGGTTAGCCTTTTTTAAGTCGTATTTTGAAGTTCCTTATTTGTATCAAAATCAAATTCATACAACTCAACAAGGAATTTCTCTTTCTCATTTATTTTCTTCTTTACTTGCAGATGTTTTATTATTATTTTTAGATAAGGCATTATGGACACAAAACGGAATTTCGACCTATCGTTATATGGATGATATGTATATTTTTTGTGATTCAGAAGACGATGCAAAAACAGCTTGGCAAACGCTACAAGATTTTTATAAAATAACAGGTTTGCAGCTCAATAAAGAAAAAATAGGTGTGGTTAGAATTGGAAATCCAAACCCAAAGGAAGCAAAAAAGGAAAGCAGTTTTATAGAACAAATAAGCGAAGAATTAAATACAGAATTGCAATTACCTAACTGGATGTTTCTTTCTCTAAATCAGGAAGGTAATTGGAAAATTAATCAAGATGCAGTAGAAAAATTTGCACACACGCTATCTAAGCAATTGAATCATACTTCTTCTATTTTTGATTTGTGTAACGTCTATAATACACATATTTCATTTTTGCTCAAAAGTTTTGCTATTGGTTATCCACTTGGAAAAGAGCATATTAAAGAAATTAATCAAACGGTTGCTAAGTTTGAAAAACAGCTTTTAGACAACCAAGAAAGTATATTTGAAGTTTTGAAAAAACGTCTGATAACAAAGTTTCCACAGATGGAAGAAGCAATTCAAAACCTTCCTGAAGCGTGGTACTATTGGTCACTTACTGCTGGTGGTTTTGCGCTACAAAATCCTTTTTGTCATATCGTTTCGATTGCTGAGAGTTATAAAAATCTGATTGATGTACCCAAAAATAATTTTGAAGGATTAGATAAAAAACAAATTGAGACAAAACTGAAAGATGTATTTGTTTTTTATAAAAATCGCCAACTTTCGCCTGTTGCTCCCAAATCTACGCCTGTCATGCAAGGACTGATGAATGATTTTATCGATAGAGGAACAGAAGTAAGTGGAAAAAAACAGAATGGTTTAGGGATTTATTGGCAATGGCTTTTATACACGTATGGTTATCAATTATTAGATAGTTTTGGAACATTTCGTTTTTTGCTGACCGAACTCGTGCCTTTAGAAACTATTTTTAATCGCCTTTCTCCAAATTCTGAATCAGAAATTTAA